From Weissella diestrammenae, a single genomic window includes:
- the nrdF gene encoding class 1b ribonucleoside-diphosphate reductase subunit beta — protein sequence MTENYIAINWNEIEDQVDKATWEKLTEQFWLDTRIPLSNDLDDWRQMSSDEHYLVGHVFGGLTLLDTLQSQDGMSSLKEQTRTQHEEAVLNNIEFMESVHAKSYSSIFETLNTPDEIDEIFNWTNQNEALQFKAQRINQVYQKGTALQKKIASVFLETFLFYSGFYTPLYYLGHNKLNNVAEIIKLILRDESVHGTYIGYKFQLGFNELSDAEQDKLKMWMYDLLMELYANEEVYTHALYDQMGWSESVLTFIRYNANKALMNLGQDPLFPDGADDVNPIVMNGISTTTSNHDFFSQVGNGYRLGQVEVMEDEDYNYGLND from the coding sequence ATGACGGAAAATTACATTGCCATTAACTGGAATGAAATTGAAGATCAAGTTGACAAGGCGACTTGGGAGAAATTGACTGAACAATTTTGGTTGGATACACGAATCCCATTGTCGAATGATTTAGATGATTGGCGGCAGATGTCTTCAGATGAACATTATTTAGTTGGGCATGTTTTCGGTGGTCTTACATTGTTGGACACACTACAATCACAAGACGGGATGTCGTCACTTAAAGAGCAAACACGCACACAACATGAAGAAGCTGTTTTAAATAATATTGAATTTATGGAATCGGTGCATGCCAAATCATACTCATCAATTTTTGAGACCTTAAATACGCCAGATGAAATTGACGAAATTTTTAATTGGACGAATCAAAATGAGGCACTTCAATTTAAGGCACAACGGATTAATCAGGTGTATCAAAAAGGTACAGCGTTACAAAAAAAAATAGCGTCAGTGTTCCTTGAAACATTTTTGTTTTATTCAGGCTTCTACACGCCATTATATTATCTTGGTCACAACAAATTGAATAACGTTGCTGAAATTATTAAATTGATTTTGCGTGATGAGTCAGTGCACGGCACATATATTGGGTATAAATTTCAGCTTGGATTTAATGAGTTATCCGATGCGGAACAAGATAAATTAAAGATGTGGATGTATGACCTACTAATGGAACTATATGCCAATGAAGAGGTTTACACCCATGCACTTTATGATCAAATGGGTTGGTCTGAGTCAGTATTAACGTTCATTCGATACAATGCAAATAAAGCGTTGATGAATTTGGGACAAGATCCATTGTTTCCAGATGGGGCAGATGACGTTAACCCGATCGTTATGAATGGTATCTCAACGACAACATCAAATCATGATTTTTTTTCACAAGTTGGAAATGGCTATCGATTAGGTCAAGTCGAAGTGATGGAAGATGAAGATTATAATTATGGGTTAAATGATTAA
- a CDS encoding M24 family metallopeptidase, translated as MNNKIQAIQQWLNENELDVAFLSDYHTISYLTGFESDPIERILALVVFAQNDPLIFAPALEVQAVKSTGWTAPVFGYQDHENGWERLAGHITAVTPSIKRWAIEESQLTVERAKKIQTALPQVIFTADITPKIQTMRLHKDAQEIEKMHGAGRDADRAFEYGFAALADGVSELAVAAALEFETKKRGIPGMSFETLVQFGAHAAEPHGATGKTQLKRGDMALFDLGTIYEGYVSDATRTVAYGAVSDHQRLVYQTVLEAQLAAQSMVMPGMTAGELDDIARTIITKAGFGEYFVHRLGHGLGSSVHEFPQIMAGNDFILEPGMAFSIEPGIYIPGDMGVRIEDSIVLTEHGAESFTHHTKDLQIID; from the coding sequence ATGAATAATAAAATTCAAGCCATCCAACAATGGTTAAATGAAAACGAATTAGATGTTGCATTCTTATCTGATTACCATACAATTTCATATCTAACTGGTTTTGAATCTGACCCAATCGAACGAATCTTGGCATTGGTTGTTTTCGCTCAAAACGACCCACTAATTTTTGCACCAGCCCTCGAGGTACAAGCAGTTAAAAGTACTGGATGGACTGCACCTGTTTTTGGTTATCAAGATCATGAAAATGGTTGGGAACGCCTTGCTGGTCATATTACGGCAGTTACCCCTTCAATTAAACGCTGGGCGATTGAAGAAAGTCAATTAACCGTAGAGCGTGCCAAAAAAATTCAAACAGCTTTACCACAAGTCATATTCACAGCAGATATCACCCCTAAGATTCAAACGATGCGCCTTCACAAAGACGCACAAGAAATCGAAAAAATGCACGGTGCTGGTCGCGATGCTGACCGTGCATTCGAATATGGGTTTGCAGCCTTAGCCGATGGTGTTTCAGAGCTAGCCGTTGCGGCAGCTTTAGAATTTGAAACAAAAAAGCGTGGTATCCCTGGTATGTCTTTTGAAACGTTGGTTCAATTTGGCGCACATGCCGCCGAACCCCACGGTGCAACCGGGAAAACTCAACTTAAGCGCGGCGATATGGCCCTATTTGATCTTGGGACGATTTATGAGGGTTATGTGTCTGATGCGACACGAACCGTTGCCTATGGCGCCGTCTCGGACCATCAACGTTTAGTTTATCAAACTGTCCTCGAAGCCCAATTGGCAGCCCAATCAATGGTCATGCCGGGGATGACAGCTGGTGAGCTTGATGATATCGCACGGACAATCATTACCAAGGCTGGATTTGGGGAGTATTTCGTGCACCGCTTGGGTCACGGATTAGGCTCATCCGTCCATGAATTCCCTCAAATTATGGCTGGTAATGATTTCATTTTGGAGCCAGGGATGGCCTTCTCCATTGAACCCGGTATCTACATTCCTGGCGACATGGGCGTTCGAATTGAAGATTCAATTGTCTTAACCGAACATGGCGCTGAATCTTTCACTCACCATACTAAAGATTTACAGATCATTGATTAG
- the ccpA gene encoding catabolite control protein A, which translates to MEKQAITIYDVAREAKVSMATVSRVVNGNTNVRGETKKKVEEVIERLGYRPNAVARGLASRKTTTIGVIIPDVTDVYFSELARGIDDVAQMYKYQIILANSDESNAKTELVFESLLGKQVDGILFMGDMLDDNLRAKFAASNVPVVLAGSVDVTGNAASVNIDYISAVAEVTTRLIKAGHQKIAFVSGPIDHSINKDFKLKGYQQALEVAAVPFDESLVITADYDYQSGYQLGKMVQSVHATAAVVVDDEMAAGLLNALTDDGVHVPDDFEIITTNNSHLTVITRPQLSSITQPIYDLGAVAMRMLTKLMNDEKLSMNTMILPHGYVKRETTK; encoded by the coding sequence ATGGAAAAACAAGCCATTACAATTTATGATGTTGCCCGTGAAGCTAAGGTGTCAATGGCTACCGTGTCACGAGTTGTGAACGGTAATACAAATGTGCGTGGGGAAACAAAAAAGAAAGTTGAAGAGGTTATTGAACGACTAGGTTATCGGCCTAATGCGGTTGCACGTGGATTAGCGTCTCGCAAGACAACCACCATTGGCGTGATTATTCCAGATGTAACAGATGTCTATTTTTCCGAATTAGCTCGAGGAATTGATGACGTTGCGCAAATGTATAAATACCAAATTATTTTGGCAAATTCTGATGAATCGAATGCTAAAACAGAATTAGTTTTTGAATCATTACTTGGTAAGCAAGTGGATGGTATCTTATTTATGGGCGATATGCTGGATGATAATCTACGAGCAAAATTTGCCGCTTCAAATGTGCCAGTTGTCTTAGCTGGGTCAGTTGATGTCACCGGAAATGCGGCATCAGTTAATATTGATTACATTTCTGCGGTGGCAGAAGTCACGACACGTTTGATAAAGGCTGGGCATCAAAAGATTGCATTTGTGTCTGGGCCAATTGATCATTCTATCAATAAAGATTTTAAGCTAAAAGGATATCAACAAGCACTTGAGGTCGCTGCGGTGCCATTCGATGAGTCACTTGTGATTACAGCGGATTATGATTATCAAAGCGGTTATCAACTGGGCAAGATGGTCCAAAGCGTCCATGCGACTGCAGCAGTGGTAGTTGATGACGAAATGGCAGCTGGTCTTTTGAATGCATTAACGGATGATGGTGTCCATGTGCCTGATGATTTTGAAATCATTACGACGAATAATTCTCATTTGACGGTGATTACACGCCCGCAGTTGAGTTCAATTACACAGCCCATTTATGATTTAGGTGCAGTTGCGATGCGAAT